The proteins below come from a single Apium graveolens cultivar Ventura unplaced genomic scaffold, ASM990537v1 ctg8078, whole genome shotgun sequence genomic window:
- the LOC141704647 gene encoding uncharacterized protein LOC141704647, with protein MEASKNNEGSFGLSYPMLTKTNYTTWAIKIKVFMQAHGVWDAIEPKDPKGTVEEKTDKRALAIIYQGIADDMLLTIAEKKTSKEAWGAIKIMCLGADKVKKAKAQTLKSEFESLKMKDTEMLDDFCMKLNGLVSKIRALGETIAEEYVVKKLLRVVPTKFLQIASAIEQFGNLDTMSVEEVIGSLKAHEERLGGQTENNEGQQLLLTEDEWLKREGNDRKLLLTREEWLKKSGKAGQSSGSDYHTRDNRMARDRSQVKCYNCAAYGHFAYECRKPKKNRPQRGEANMSFIIDEEPALLMNLCENIKPDVIGITEDKIIVNIKERDENVWYLDNGASNHMTGRREKFEKLDRTVKGEVKFGDGSVVQIQGRGSIKFLCKNGETRILSEVCYIPTL; from the coding sequence ATGGAAGCTAGCAAGAACAACGAGGGGTCATTTGGACTGAGTTATCCTATGCTAACTAAGACGAACTACACCACATGGGCCATCAAGATAAAAGTCTTTATGCAGGCACACGGTGTTTGGGATGCAATAGAACCAAAGGATCCAAAGGGTACAGTCGAAGAAAAAACAGACAAGCGAGCACTAGCCATTATCTATCAAGGGATTGCAGATGACATGCTGTTAACGATAGCAGAAAAGAAAACATCGAAGGAGGCTTGGGGGGCTATAAAAATAATGTGCCTAGGTGCGGATAAAGTAAAGAAGGCTAAAGCTCAGACCCTAAAATCAGAGTTTGAGTCTCTAAAGATGAAAGACACTGAAATGTTGGATGACTTTTGTATGAAATTAAACGGCTTGGTTTCGAAAATCAGGGCGTTAGGAGAGACAATTGCTGAAGAGTATGTCGTTAAAAAGCTACTAAGGGTTGTCCCAACTAAGTTCCTCCAAATTGCGTCTGCAATCGAACAATTTGGTAACTTAGACACTATGTCCGTGGAGGAGGTCATTGGTTCTCTTAAAGCCCATGAGGAACGCTTGGGTGGACAAACGGAGAACAACGAGGGGCAGCAACTACTCTTGACTGAGGATGAGTGGCTCAAGAGAGAAGGCAACGACAGGAAACTTCTTCTCACTCGAGAAGAGTGGTTGAAGAAGTCAGGAAAGGCTGGGCAAAGCAGTGGTAGTGATTATCACACAAGGGATAACCGTATGGCTCGAGATAGAAGCCAGGTGAAATGTTACAATTGTGCTGCATATGGACACTTCGCTTATGAGTGTCGTAAGCCTAAGAAGAACAGGCCACAAAGAGGGGAAGCAAATATGTCATTTATAATCGACGAAGAACCTGCACTCTTGATGAATTTATGCGAAAACATCAAACCTGATGTGATTGGCATTACCGAGGATAAGATTATAGTAAACATCAAGGAGAGAGATGAAAACGTATGGTATCTTGATAATGGAGCTAGTAATCACATGACTGGACGTCGTGAGAAATTTGAAAAGCTTGACAGGACTGTGAAAGGGGAAGTGAAATTTGGTGATGGCTCAGTAGTCCAAATTCAGGGCAGAGGTTCAATCAAATTCCTGTGCAAGAATGGGGAGACCAGAATTTTAAGCGAAGTCTGCTACATACCTACTTTGTGA